CGGTCGGGCTGCTCGCCGCGCTGCTCAGGAGGCAGTGAGGCGACGTCAGGCGGTCTGCGCAGCGGCGATGTCCCGCAGCGCGGCGACCGGGCGGTCGGGATAGTCGCTGAAGACCCCGTCGACGCCGGCCTCGAAGAGGCGTACGGCCTGGTCGCGGCCGGCCTTCAGGGTCCACACGAAGACCTGGAGGCCGCTGCGGTGCGCCTCGTCCGCGAGGCCGGTCGGGAGCTGGCCCTTCTTGCGCACCATCGACTTCTTGGGGCCGATGGCCTGGGCGTACGTCGCGATCTCCGCGCAGTCGACCGCACCCCACTTCTTGTCCACCAGCTGCACCAGCGGCAGGTCGGTGCGGGTGCTCATCTCGCGCACCCACGCCTCGTCGAAGCTCTGCAGCCACAGCCGCTGGCTGGGCAGGCCCGGGAGGCTGCTCCAGCCCTCGACGCCGTGGTCGGCCAGGGTCTGCAGGAGGGCCTCGGTGATGGGCAGGCCGATGGAGGCGAAGTAGGTCGGGTGCTTGACCTCCACGTGGAGGCCGACGCGCCGGCCACGGCGCCGCGACTCGTCGGCGACGAGCAGCAGCAGCGTGTCGAGGGTGATGATCGGCTGGTCGGCGGTCGGCGCGCCGAGGCTGAGCAGCTCGGGGAAGGTGAAGTCCTCGGTGAACCATCCGGTCCACTTCTTGCCGCTGATCGTCTTCGTCGTACGCCGCTGCGCGAACTCCTCGTGGCTGGCCACGTCCGTCGTCCGGGAGAGCTCGTTCTCGTGGCGGAGCACCATGACGCCGTCCTTGGTCATCACCACGTCGGTCTCGAGCGCATCCACCCCCAGCCGCAGCGCCAGGCGGTAGGACTCGAGGGAGTGCTCCGGCAGGTAGCCGGGCGCTCCGCGATGGCCGATCACAAGTGGGCGGTGGGCCGTTGCCATGACACCCAGCGTGCGTGCCGGCAGCGACACGGCGACGGGCGCAACGTGAATAGGACGTGACGAGCGTCAGACGGTTCGGTTTCGGGTGATCGAGCCGCTGATCAGGGGGTGTCGTCGCCGGACCAGACGACGTTCTCGCGGATGAGCCGGGCGGGCACTCCGGCGACGGCGGTGCGCGGCTCGATCTTCTGGTTGCGCACCATCGCGCGCATGCCGACGACCGCGCCGTCGCCGACCTCGACGTTGCCGGTGACGATCGCGTCGCGGCCGAGCCAGACGTGCTCACCGAAGCGGATGTGGGCGCCGTAGGGGTTGATGCGCTCACCGGTCTCACCGTCCTCGAGGCGGTGCATGTCGTCGGTGGCGACGTAGACGTTGGCGGCCCAGAGCTGATCGCCCACAGCGACGATCGAGCCGCCGTTGCGGGCGTCTATCTGGGCGCGGGAGGTGGCGACGAGGCCGCCGGAGAGGATCACCGCCGAGCCGCCACCGCAGTAGACCTCACCCCAGACCATGCTCGTGTCGGGGCCGATGAAGATCGTCGGGGAGTCGCCACCGACCAGCAGCGCCTGCATCGAGGTGATGTCGGTGGCGACCACGATCAGGGCGTCGGAGAACGGGTAGAAACCGAGCAGCTCGATCAGCCGCTCGGCGAGCGGGAACCCGTCGCGTACGTAGATCGCGTTGCCACCCTCGTGCCACCACTCCGGCAGCGGCCCGGTGATCTCGCTCAGCTCGAGCCCGACGAGCACCTCCGGCGCCAGGCCGGCGGCGATCAGCCGCTCCCGGTGCTCTGCACGGAGGCCCTCGCCCCTGGTCCATGACATGCCGCGAACCTTATCCCGCGCGGCTGCGACGTCAGGAAAACCGTTCGCGGCCGCGGCCACGTCGCGCTGGTCACCCAGGAGCATCATGTCTTCGTGGGCACCGTGCGCGACAACGTGGTCCTGGCCCGCTCGGGAGCCTCCGACGCCGAGGGGCTCGACGCGCTGGCCGCGGTGGATGCCCGCGAGTGGGTCGCGGCGCTCCCGGACGGCCTCGACACCGAGGTCGGCTCCGGGGGCCGCGCCCTGACCGCGCCACAGGCCCAGCAGGTCGCCGGGGTCGAGGACGGCCGGATCACCGAGTTCGGCCCCCACGACGAACTGGTCGCCGCTCGTGGGTCCTACGCGCGGCTCTGGGACTCCTGGCGCACCTGACCGGGCCCGGGTACTGGCTCAGCTCGGGTACATCCCGCTGCTCACGTTGAGCCAGGTGCCGGTGATGGCGCCGGCGCTGTCGGAGGCGAGGAAGGTGGCGGTGTCGGCGACCTCCCCCAGCCGCGGCGACCGCTTGGTCATCCGCATCCCGTCGAGGTTCTCCTTGATCCCCTCCAGAGCCTCCTCCGGGAGCCGCGTGCCGAGGGTGCGCTCGAACTTCTCCGCGGTGAAGGTCTCGGTGATCCCGGCGGTCCAGATCCCCACGACGCGTACGCCGGAGGGCCCGGCCTCCGCGGCCAGGTCGCGCACGAGTGCGTCGAGCGCGCCGTCGGCGGCGCTGGTGCCGCCCATGCCCGGCGCCGAGCCCCGCGCGGAGCCGGAGTCGAGGGCGAGGATGACGCCACGGCCCTGGGCCACCATCTGCCGGGCGGCAGCGCGGGCGGTGTGGAAGGAACCGGCGATGCCGCGTACGACCGGCTGGGTGTAGTCGGCGGCCGAGATCTCCAGCAGCGCCTGGCCCTGGATGTCGCCGCGGTCGGCGACGTTGAACGAGATGTCGAGCGAGCCGGTCTCGGCGACGACCCGCTCCACGAAGGCGACCACGGCGTCCTCGTCGAGGACGTCGACCACGCCGTAGCCGGCGGCGCCGACCTCGGCGGCCTTCGCCTTCAGCGAGGCCTCGGTGCGGCCGGCGAGGTAGACCGTGGCGCCCGCCTCGGCGAAGGTCTCAGCGGTGGTCGAGCCGATGTCGCCCGCGCCGCCCCAGACGATGGCGGTGCGGTCCTGAAGCTGTGCGTACATGATGTCTCCTGAGCTCTCCGCACGCACCCGTTGTGCGT
The sequence above is drawn from the Nocardioides albertanoniae genome and encodes:
- a CDS encoding SDR family NAD(P)-dependent oxidoreductase; protein product: MYAQLQDRTAIVWGGAGDIGSTTAETFAEAGATVYLAGRTEASLKAKAAEVGAAGYGVVDVLDEDAVVAFVERVVAETGSLDISFNVADRGDIQGQALLEISAADYTQPVVRGIAGSFHTARAAARQMVAQGRGVILALDSGSARGSAPGMGGTSAADGALDALVRDLAAEAGPSGVRVVGIWTAGITETFTAEKFERTLGTRLPEEALEGIKENLDGMRMTKRSPRLGEVADTATFLASDSAGAITGTWLNVSSGMYPS
- a CDS encoding glycerophosphodiester phosphodiesterase family protein, which translates into the protein MATAHRPLVIGHRGAPGYLPEHSLESYRLALRLGVDALETDVVMTKDGVMVLRHENELSRTTDVASHEEFAQRRTTKTISGKKWTGWFTEDFTFPELLSLGAPTADQPIITLDTLLLLVADESRRRGRRVGLHVEVKHPTYFASIGLPITEALLQTLADHGVEGWSSLPGLPSQRLWLQSFDEAWVREMSTRTDLPLVQLVDKKWGAVDCAEIATYAQAIGPKKSMVRKKGQLPTGLADEAHRSGLQVFVWTLKAGRDQAVRLFEAGVDGVFSDYPDRPVAALRDIAAAQTA
- a CDS encoding acyltransferase, with the translated sequence MSWTRGEGLRAEHRERLIAAGLAPEVLVGLELSEITGPLPEWWHEGGNAIYVRDGFPLAERLIELLGFYPFSDALIVVATDITSMQALLVGGDSPTIFIGPDTSMVWGEVYCGGGSAVILSGGLVATSRAQIDARNGGSIVAVGDQLWAANVYVATDDMHRLEDGETGERINPYGAHIRFGEHVWLGRDAIVTGNVEVGDGAVVGMRAMVRNQKIEPRTAVAGVPARLIRENVVWSGDDTP